One genomic window of Coffea eugenioides isolate CCC68of chromosome 1, Ceug_1.0, whole genome shotgun sequence includes the following:
- the LOC113762536 gene encoding pentatricopeptide repeat-containing protein At5g59600 — protein sequence MFRRADLSTTIVPRWSPLQKFLLSFRPFHSSSNSYTKIIEKFGRDRALQSGRALHAHLIINGLACKPHFASKLIAFYTECKQLSHAQKLFDEIPKSNVRRWVALIGAYARNGLYQEAMHVFSEMQKEGRKLSEFVIPSALKACGQLSDMRTGETVHALVVKYDFESDAFVISALIDMYSKCVNIKSAKRVFDRMVDKDLVALNAMVSGYVQHGIVKQALVLVQEMKLLGMKTNVITWNTIIAGFSQENDEVMVWETFRQMRKDGIEPDMVSWTSVISGFVQNFCNKEAFDTFKWMLDAGTRPSTATISGLLPACATAADIKHGKEIHGYAIVMEMEKDIFVRSALIDMYAKCGYINEARGLFDSMPERNTVTWNSMIFGYANHGHSDKAIELFNKMLREEERELNHLTFTAALTACSHAGMVPLGESLFQLMQEKYGIEPRLEHYACVVDLLGKAGKLAEAYGFIQRMPVEPDSFVWGALLGACRQHGNVDLAEIAADQLVKLEPESRGSSVLLSNLYSASSRWGKATRLKRIMKKKKLKKFPGCSWIEVV from the coding sequence ATGTTTAGGAGGGCTGATCTTAGTACAACAATCGTTCCCAGATGGAGCCCTCTGCAgaaatttcttttaagtttccGTCCCTTTCACTCCTCATCCAATAGCTACACAAAAATCATTGAGAAATTTGGTCGAGATCGAGCCCTGCAATCTGGTAGAGCTTTACACGCTCACCTGATTATCAACGGGTTGGCTTGTAAACCCCACTTCGCTTCTAAGCTCATAGCCTTTTATACTGAGTGCAAACAGTTATCCCATGCTCAGAAGCTGTTCGATGAAATTCCCAAGTCAAATGTTCGACGTTGGGTAGCTCTAATTGGGGCCTATGCTCGCAATGGGTTGTATCAGGAGGCAATGCATGTTTTCTCTGAAATGCAAAAGGAAGGACGAAAGCTCAGTGAGTTTGTCATTCCTAGTGCACTAAAAGCTTGTGGGCAACTCTCCGATATGCGAACTGGTGAAACAGTACATGCTTTGGTggtgaaatatgattttgagTCTGATGCTTTTGTGATCAGTGCGCTGATTGATATGTATTCGAAATGTGTGAACATCAAGAGTGCAAAAAGGGTGTTTGACAGGATGGTGGATAAAGATTTAGTGGCTCTGAATGCTATGGTTTCTGGATATGTTCAACATGGGATTGTTAAGCAGGCATTGGTTTTGGTTCAAGAAATGAAGTTACTAGGAATGAAGACCAATGTGATCACATGGAATACAATTATTGCTGGATTTTCGCAAGAAAATGATGAAGTGATGGTTTGGGAAACGTTCAGACAGATGCGCAAAGATGGGATTGAGCCTGATATGGTGTCCTGGACTTCTGTAATTTCTGGTTTTGTGCAGAACTTTTGTAACAAAGAGGCTTTTGATACATTTAAATGGATGTTGGATGCTGGGACGCGTCCGAGTACAGCTACAATCAGTGGTCTCTTACCTGCTTGTGCAACTGCAGCAGATATAAAACATGGAAAGGAAATACATGGTTATGCAATCGTGATGGAAATGGAGAAGGATATCTTTGTCAGGAGTGCTCTCATCGACATGTACGCCAAATGCGGGTATATCAATGAAGCAAGGGGGTTGTTTGACAGCATGCCTGAAAGGAATACAGTTACTTGGAATTCCATGATTTTTGGTTATGCAAATCACGGACATTCTGACAAAGCAATTGAACTATTCAACAAAATGCTaagagaggaagaaagagaGCTGAATCACTTGACTTTTACTGCTGCTCTGACAGCTTGTAGTCATGCAGGGATGGTACCACTTGGAGAGAGCCTATTCCAATTGATGCAAGAAAAGTATGGGATTGAGCCAAGATTAGAGCATTATGCTTGCGTGGTTGATCTTCTTGGAAAGGCAGGGAAGCTTGCCGAGGCCTATGGTTTCATTCAGAGGATGCCAGTGGAGCCTGACTCATTTGTGTGGGGAGCATTATTAGGTGCATGCAGACAGCATGGCAATGTCGATCTAGCAGAAATTGCGGCAGATCAGCTGGTTAAACTTGAGCCTGAGAGTCGAGGAAGTAGTGTTTTGTTGTCAAATCTATATTCTGCTTCCAGTAGGTGGGGAAAAGCTACGAGGCTGAAGAGgataatgaagaaaaagaaactgaAAAAATTTCCTGGCTGTAGTTGGATAGAGGTGGTATGA
- the LOC113762330 gene encoding uncharacterized protein LOC113762330, with protein sequence MATTSITISPSHLPTSLVLRPKPHALVPSSFPSRRKLSYPNPPCALPLKTGKGWKISAFRDSFLLLEASTVENSQELVSAGDDGASSIIFALLFVAFVGLSILTVGVIYMGVTDFLQKREREQFEKEEAAAKKKRVKKGKMGSRARAGPRGFGQKIEEDGGDELD encoded by the exons ATGGCCACAACATCCATAACTATATCCCCTTCACATCTTCCAACCTCTTTAGTTCTCAGGCCTAAGCCTCATGCATTGGTACCTTCCTCTTTTCCCTCAAGGAGAAAATTATCTTATCCAAATCCACCCTGCGCGCTTCCTCTAAAAACCGGTAAAGGATGGAAAATTTCTGCTTTTAGGGACAGTTTTTTGCTTTTAGAGGCGAGCACCGTTGAGAATTCCCAAGAACTGGTCTCCGCAGGTGATGATGGTGCATCCTCCATCATATTTGCACTGCTGTTCGTTGCTTTCGTAGGCTTATCTATTCTCACCGTTGGG GTAATCTACATGGGTGTGACGGATTTCTTGCAAAAAAGGGAAAGAGAGCAATTCGAGAAAGAGGAGGCAGCTGCGAAGAAGAAAAGGGTTAAGAAGGGGAAGATGGGAAGTAGAGCAAGAGCTGGGCCTAGAGGTTTCGGACAAAAGATTGAGGAGGACGGTGGTGATGAATTAGATTAG
- the LOC113782977 gene encoding transcription factor LUX produces the protein MGEEVKINGYDNGSGSGSGDDDRVSDWEAGLPGIDDLTPLSQALIPPDLASAFRITPEPSRSMLDVNRESQKILASLCGGASGGSSHHSQALSSSNNFKSFHDGTTITGNRTHRDNMIIDIDETTDLTREGSDSRKTRRLMESPTEEADSSAAGKNSCTNNNENCGEDVSARTLKRPRLVWTPQLHKRFVDVVAHLGIKNAVPKTIMQLMNVEGLTRENVASHLQKYRLYLKRMQGLSTEGPSSSDHLFASTPVPPSLHDSTCGGSGGAATGHGHGHGNSNGHVGMPIPMPYPPPAGAQMVSVPMMGMPGPTPGGYHGYESHHHHHHHHHQYGMVQQQRDWAGNKFATLAPYHHHVAPNDK, from the coding sequence ATGGGCGAAGAAGTGAAAATTAACGGTTACGATAACGGCAGCGGCAGCGGCAGCGGTGATGACGACAGAGTATCCGATTGGGAAGCCGGATTACCTGGCATCGATGATTTGACTCCCTTATCTCAGGCGTTGATTCCGCCGGATCTTGCTTCGGCCTTCAGAATCACCCCGGAACCTTCCCGGAGCATGCTCGACGTCAACCGTGAGTCTCAGAAAATTTTAGCCTCCCTCTGCGGCGGAGCCAGCGGCGGCAGTAGTCATCACTCTCAAGCCTTATCTTCGTCGAATAATTTCAAATCATTCCACGATGGAACCACCATCACCGGCAACCGGACCCACCGGGACAACATGATTATTGATATTGACGAAACCACCGATCTGACCCGAGAAGGCTCCGATTCCAGGAAGACCCGAAGATTAATGGAATCCCCGACTGAAGAAGCTGATTCCTCAGCTGCCGGGAAAAATAGTTGTACTAATAATAATGAGAATTGCGGGGAGGATGTTTCTGCCCGGACTTTGAAGAGGCCGAGGCTGGTGTGGACTCCGCAATTGCACAAGCGGTTCGTCGACGTCGTGGCTCATTTAGGGATCAAAAATGCTGTCCCAAAAACAATTATGCAGCTGATGAACGTGGAAGGATTAACGAGAGAAAATGTTGCCAGTCATTTGCAAAAATATCGCCTTTATTTGAAGAGAATGCAAGGTTTGTCGACGGAGGGCCCGTCCTCGTCGGATCATTTGTTCGCCTCGACTCCGGTGCCGCCGAGCTTGCATGACTCTACCTGTGGTGGCAGCGGCGGAGCTGCAACCGGGCATGGACATGGACATGGGAATAGTAATGGGCATGTTGGTATGCCGATTCCGATGCCTTATCCGCCTCCGGCGGGGGCACAGATGGTTTCGGTGCCGATGATGGGAATGCCGGGGCCGACCCCGGGCGGTTATCATGGGTATGaatctcatcatcatcatcaccacCATCACCATCAGTATGGTATGGTACAACAGCAGAGGGACTGGGCTGGGAATAAATTTGCGACTTTGGCGCCATATCATCACCATGTTGCTCCTAATGATAAATAA
- the LOC113762448 gene encoding pentatricopeptide repeat-containing protein At3g24000, mitochondrial-like — MNLMATTWKMIVGNSPLCSFACNKKEPLEPQRIKKFGIEHLRFRNDFKLLDKITQRINVSVSGSGMTRPVNGSEMGVIEDTDFELISGIIYDACKEQGVNAMPGLLCWEWNLTDKKNIVDQLSYCSREGNLGVGKIFHALVIKTGFCGDKIVDTALVNMYAKCGEIGSAVKVFDGMLSIDVASYNCLISGFLSNEMFDEALGLFAQMGVWEIRPNHYTFSIMISGCGSVFAINEGIQLHAHVVKLQDVVNGVVANSLLTMYCKFGMMENAQSLFQSLPKKNVVSWTAIISGLYQQRALEKALLQFYLMRQHGFEPNEYTLTMALSSCGGIKQFDNGYALHAQLVKKGMASGAFVGTAIVDMYTELGQMDNAEKQLQEMGTIASAVSWNALIAGFVHNNNIEAALKAFHKMVLNYVPIDEYTFSNALKACSSLPSLSTSRQIHCWVIKASSERNLHVASSLIEVYGKCGSLDDAEKVFDQISMPDIVSWNCLVKAYSQHGYFEKAVSLFKKMVVEGVKPSGSTFLAVLSACSHCGLVQEGKEFFKSMLMNYSVIPEETHYCCMVDLFSRSGHLEDALDFIKRLPIKPTAPIWRPLLAGCRCHCDLQLGEYVANRILELEPDDASVHVTLSNMYFDVGRLGELVKQRELMKLKEVKKEPGYSWIEVKNKTYKFFSGDTTHPQTPEVYDLLEKLINDIRVVNHASTLSEISTPHTELGLCNEGKLLYHSEKLAVCFGLLNLPAGTPIRIFKNIRVCSDCHTTMKHISKITKHEILLRDNYRFHHFKQGCCSCGDFW; from the coding sequence ATGAATCTGATGGCAACTACTTGGAAGATGATTGTGGGGAATTCACCTTTATGTTCTTTTGCTTGCAACAAAAAAGAGCCTCTTGAGCCTCAAAGGATTAAGAAATTTGGAATTGAGCATCTCAGGTTCAGGAATGACTTTAAGTTGCTTGACAAAATCACTCAAAGGATTAATGTTTCTGTCTCGGGTTCCGGTATGACTCGTCCTGTAAATGGAAGTGAAATGGGTGTAATAGAAGACACCGACTTTGAACTAATTAGTGGAATCATTTACGATGCATGTAAAGAGCAGGGAGTAAATGCAATGCCTGGTTTGCTTTGTTGGGAATGGAATTTGACGGATAAGAAAAATATTGTAGATCAACTGAGTTATTGCAGTAGGGAAGGAAATTTAGGAGTTGGCAAGATATTCCATGCTTTGGTGATAAAGACAGGGTTTTGTGGTGACAAGATTGTGGATACAGCTCTTGTTAATATGTATGCCAAGTGTGGCGAAATTGGTAGTGCAGTGAAGGTTTTTGATGGGATGCTTTCCATTGATGTAGCTTCATATAATTGCTTGATTTCTGGGTTTCTGAGCAATGAAATGTTTGATGAAGCTTTAGGCCTCTTTGCCCAGATGGGAGTTTGGGAAATAAGGCCGAATCACTACACATTTTCGATCATGATATCTGGTTGTGGGAGTGTTTTTGCTATCAATGAAGGGATTCAGCTCCATGCACATGTAGTGAAGCTGCAGGATGTAGTTAATGGAGTTGTTGCTAATTCTCTTTTGACAATGTATTGCAAGTTTGGGATGATGGAGAATGCTCAAAGTTTGTTTCAAAGTCTTCCTAAGAAGAATGTTGTATCTTGGACTGCCATTATATCTGGACTTTACCAGCAAAGAGCATTAGAGAAGGCCCTGCTGCAGTTCTACTTGATGAGACAACATGGATTTGAACCAAATGAATATACATTGACCATGGCCTTATCTTCTTGTGGAGGTATAAAGCAGTTTGACAATGGTTATGCACTTCATGCTCAACTAGTTAAAAAGGGCATGGCTTCAGGAGCTTTTGTTGGCACTGCAATCGTAGACATGTATACAGAGCTTGGGCAAATGGATAATGCTGAAAAACAGCTTCAGGAGATGGGTACAATAGCATCCGCTGTATCATGGAATGCACTAATTGCAGGGTTTGTTCACAATAATAACATAGAAGCAGCATTGAAGGCTTTTCATAAAATGGTTCTAAATTACGTACCAATTGATGAGTACACCTTTTCAAATGCCCTGAAAGCTTGTTCTTCTCTCCCATCCCTTTCCACAAGCAGGCAAATTCATTGTTGGGTGATTAAAGCCAGCTCTGAAAGAAACTTACATGTTGCAAGCTCGTTAATTGAAGTGTATGGAAAATGTGGCAGTTTAGATGATGCTGAAAAGGTATTTGACCAGATATCAATGCCGGATATTGTGTCATGGAATTGCTTGGTCAAAGCTTACTCACAGCATGGATACTTTGAGAAGGCTGTATCTTTGTTTAAAAAGATGGTTGTGGAGGGTGTAAAGCCAAGTGGTTCTACTTTTCTTGCAGTTCTTTCTGCTTGTAGCCACTGCGGATTAGTTCAAGAAGGCAAAGAATTTTTCAAATCCATGTTGATGAACTACAGTGTTATACCTGAGGAAACACATTATTGCTGCATGGTAGACTTGTTTAGCAGATCAGGACATCTGGAGGATGCTCTAGATTTCATAAAAAGATTGCCAATCAAGCCCACTGCCCCAATATGGAGACCATTGCTCGCGGGTTGCAGATGTCACTGTGACCTTCAACTGGGGGAATATGTTGCCAATCGTATCCTAGAATTAGAACCAGATGATGCATCAGTTCATGTCACCTTGTCAAACATGTACTTTGATGTAGGAAGATTAGGTGAATTGGTTAAGCAAAGAGAACTAATGAAACTGAAGGAGGTTAAGAAGGAACCAGGTTATAGCTGGATTGAGGTTAAAAATAAAACGTACAAGTTCTTTTCAGGAGATACAACTCACCCTCAAACTCCAGAAGTATATGACCTGTTAGAGAAGCTCATTAATGATATCAGGGTAGTCAATCATGCTTCGACTTTGAGTGAGATATCTACACCTCATACAGAACTAGGACTATGTAATGAAGGGAAGCTTTTGTATCATAGTGAGAAGCTTGCAGTTTGCTTTGGCTTATTAAATTTGCCTGCTGGAACCCCTATTCGTATTTTCAAGAACATTCGAGTCTGCTCAGATTGTCACACAACAATGAAGCACATATCAAAGATTACTAAACATGAAATATTACTAAGGGATAATTACAGGTTTCATCACTTCAAGCAGGGTTGCTGTTCTTGTGGGGATTTCTGGTGA